A region of Chloracidobacterium sp. DNA encodes the following proteins:
- a CDS encoding AMP-binding protein, producing MSETFCKMLIASFEQRPDKVAMRVVGDDNEVYTFAEMLSKIRSVAYRLGQENVAFGDRVALIGENHPSWAIAYLGAIYHGAVCVPLDPHGEIETITNFLENSEAKVVFLSPDQTERFSQIEEKLGRHIPAIVWEIDSPQSHGDAENQDETSSASQRLGVSNGFHSFSDWANTDFPESFANEVPRAEGDDIALLMYTSGTTGTPKGVPLTHGNIVGELSGVNDVLKLSDKERILSLLPLFHAYLQIVNLWVATTFGPQVGYLKELTPAELSESMKIFKPTILTTVPRLWYLFHKKIFDAVAAKPKPVQMLFRSMLKLNGISRDTLGVNLGNKLFGQVHESFGGQLRIAISAGSRFDDAVAADFHRLGFTIIQGYGLTETSGAATATYEDDNRVGSVGKPMKGAEIKILDPDKDGVGEVLIRGTMVFDGYFRNPTATAEAFTEDGWFRSGDLGRIDKDGFLYIVGRGKDVIVLPSGKNVHPEDLEVHYLKCPLVAELAIIGVADESEAFAGAEKLAAVIVPDFSYLKQAKIANSKEAIRHELDSLGRELPEYQRVRDYIIRSEPLPRTATNKIKRFQLKNEVETGEIAAEAKEAKTWELTASDTAMLETNAGRSVVEAIKQNAKDLEIVHPAMNLEIDLGLDSLARAETFAALEQAFSTEFVGDEAAQVLTVANVIELVNRHGGETTEAVSVDLNWGKIVREADDDFPEVQGILKDRPVFSIFAFAVYKCFHLFFRVFTRLEVYGLNNLKELSKLNKLGKLENPFLICPNHQSFLDPFVICSTYPFALFKNIFHVGASEFFNNAFMRFVAKMLNVVPVNPDTELMRAMKAGAIGLKHGKILNIYPEGERAFDGELHNFKKGAAILATELDIPIVPIAIDGLYKVWPRKSWRIRPAKVKMTIGTPFYAKDVIGVHGLKMSDDDKYSAVTSYLKQTIANAVNDMRK from the coding sequence ATGTCTGAAACATTTTGTAAGATGCTAATAGCATCGTTCGAGCAGCGGCCTGATAAGGTAGCTATGCGCGTTGTCGGTGACGACAACGAAGTATATACGTTTGCCGAAATGCTGAGCAAGATCCGCTCGGTCGCCTATCGCCTCGGCCAGGAAAATGTCGCGTTCGGCGATCGCGTGGCTTTGATCGGCGAAAATCACCCTTCGTGGGCCATCGCATATCTTGGGGCCATTTATCATGGTGCCGTTTGTGTGCCCCTCGACCCGCACGGCGAGATCGAAACGATCACCAATTTCCTCGAAAATTCCGAAGCAAAAGTAGTGTTCCTTTCGCCCGACCAAACCGAACGTTTCTCGCAGATCGAAGAAAAACTCGGCCGGCATATACCTGCGATTGTCTGGGAAATTGATTCACCGCAGAGTCACGGAGACGCAGAGAACCAAGATGAAACTTCCTCCGCGTCTCAGCGACTCGGCGTTTCAAACGGATTTCATTCATTTTCCGATTGGGCTAATACTGATTTCCCCGAAAGCTTCGCAAATGAAGTCCCAAGAGCAGAGGGTGACGACATCGCTCTGCTTATGTACACAAGCGGCACGACCGGCACGCCAAAGGGCGTTCCGTTGACACACGGCAATATTGTAGGCGAGCTTTCGGGTGTAAACGACGTTCTAAAACTCTCGGACAAAGAACGGATCCTTAGCCTGCTTCCGCTTTTCCATGCCTATCTTCAGATCGTAAATCTCTGGGTCGCTACCACGTTCGGCCCGCAGGTCGGTTATCTCAAAGAACTGACGCCCGCCGAATTGAGCGAGTCGATGAAGATTTTCAAACCGACTATCCTGACGACGGTTCCGCGGCTTTGGTATCTCTTTCACAAAAAGATCTTCGACGCTGTCGCCGCAAAGCCGAAACCCGTGCAGATGCTTTTCCGCTCAATGTTAAAGCTGAACGGGATCAGTCGCGACACGCTCGGGGTCAATCTGGGCAACAAATTGTTTGGTCAGGTCCACGAATCATTCGGCGGCCAGCTACGCATCGCGATCTCCGCCGGTTCGCGTTTTGATGATGCCGTCGCCGCAGATTTTCATCGTCTCGGCTTTACCATAATCCAGGGCTATGGCCTGACCGAAACAAGCGGTGCCGCGACCGCGACATACGAAGACGACAATCGCGTCGGCAGCGTCGGCAAGCCGATGAAAGGCGCCGAGATCAAGATACTCGATCCCGACAAAGACGGCGTCGGCGAGGTGCTGATACGCGGCACGATGGTCTTTGACGGATATTTCCGCAATCCGACAGCAACCGCCGAGGCCTTTACCGAAGACGGTTGGTTTCGCAGCGGCGATCTTGGCCGTATCGACAAAGACGGATTTTTATACATCGTCGGTCGCGGCAAAGACGTCATCGTTCTGCCGTCCGGCAAGAATGTGCATCCCGAAGACCTTGAAGTTCACTATCTAAAATGCCCACTCGTCGCTGAACTCGCCATCATCGGAGTCGCCGACGAAAGCGAAGCCTTTGCCGGTGCGGAAAAGCTGGCCGCCGTCATTGTTCCGGATTTCAGCTATCTCAAACAGGCAAAGATCGCCAATTCCAAAGAGGCAATCCGCCACGAGCTCGACAGCCTCGGCCGCGAGCTGCCCGAATACCAGCGTGTCCGCGACTATATCATCCGCTCCGAGCCGCTGCCGCGAACTGCGACGAATAAAATCAAGCGTTTTCAGCTAAAGAATGAGGTCGAGACCGGCGAGATCGCCGCCGAAGCTAAAGAAGCAAAGACGTGGGAACTGACCGCCTCCGACACTGCAATGCTCGAAACAAACGCGGGCAGATCCGTCGTCGAGGCGATCAAGCAGAATGCAAAAGACCTTGAGATCGTCCATCCCGCGATGAATCTAGAGATCGATCTAGGCCTCGACAGCCTTGCCCGAGCCGAGACGTTCGCGGCGCTCGAACAGGCATTTTCAACCGAGTTTGTAGGTGACGAAGCCGCTCAGGTACTGACCGTCGCCAATGTCATTGAACTCGTCAATAGACATGGCGGTGAGACCACCGAAGCTGTCTCCGTCGATCTGAACTGGGGCAAGATCGTCCGCGAAGCCGATGACGATTTCCCCGAAGTTCAGGGCATTTTGAAAGACAGGCCTGTTTTCTCGATATTCGCTTTTGCAGTCTATAAGTGTTTTCACCTATTCTTCCGTGTCTTCACACGCCTAGAGGTTTACGGCCTGAACAATTTAAAAGAACTCTCAAAACTCAACAAACTCGGTAAACTCGAGAACCCCTTCCTGATCTGTCCAAATCATCAGAGCTTTCTCGACCCATTCGTGATCTGTTCGACTTATCCGTTCGCTCTGTTCAAGAATATCTTCCACGTCGGTGCAAGCGAATTTTTCAACAATGCGTTTATGCGTTTTGTCGCCAAGATGCTAAACGTCGTTCCCGTCAACCCCGACACCGAACTAATGCGTGCGATGAAAGCCGGTGCCATCGGCCTTAAACACGGAAAGATACTGAATATTTACCCCGAAGGCGAACGGGCCTTCGACGGCGAACTGCATAATTTCAAAAAAGGTGCCGCCATCTTAGCCACCGAACTCGACATTCCCATCGTTCCAATTGCGATAGACGGCCTCTACAAAGTCTGGCCACGCAAATCATGGCGTATTCGCCCAGCAAAAGTGAAAATGACGATCGGCACTCCGTTCTACGCAAAGGATGTGATCGGCGTCCATGGTCTGAAGATGTCCGACGACGATAAATACTCTGCTGTCACTTCCTATCTAAAACAAACCATAGCCAATGCGGTCAATGACATGCGAAAATAG
- a CDS encoding tetratricopeptide repeat protein — protein sequence MKNIKHASILFALILVCGMSAHAQDAKAIFDRAASQFSAKQYEAAIASYREYLVKVPTESAAYYNIGLCYFNLGRYEEALPAFKDSIRYKSDYANAYRYLGASYYELKRYEEAVGAYQNAVRYKPDLVVAHIYLGNSLDYLKRYNEAVAAYMKAIEYDPKNAEAYSELGVAHKRQNNLPAAAQAYERSIALNPTDARTHYLLGVVYKQQKRTDDAIKVFQKAIALGHKDGNAQYELAVLLRRKNMDSEAVTLLKEATRLNPKFTLAYIELGKAYNTLKLHSNAITALEEAIRLNPKSEEAYANLGNSYYNDNRFTESIPHYKKAIELSPKWVLIHGFLGDAYLNSKQYSLALAAYNGALAIDAKDAAAVYGIGLVYISQKNFALAQTQKTKLDVLDPGMASKLQDKIDALKSK from the coding sequence ATGAAAAACATTAAACATGCTTCGATATTGTTTGCTCTGATACTTGTTTGCGGAATGTCCGCGCACGCACAGGACGCAAAAGCCATATTTGACCGCGCAGCTTCGCAATTTTCTGCGAAGCAATACGAGGCCGCTATTGCCAGCTACCGCGAATACCTCGTAAAAGTTCCGACCGAATCCGCAGCATATTACAATATCGGGCTTTGTTATTTTAACCTCGGCCGTTATGAAGAAGCCCTGCCGGCATTTAAGGATTCAATCCGGTATAAGTCTGATTATGCGAATGCGTATCGTTATCTGGGAGCCTCTTACTATGAATTAAAACGATACGAAGAGGCTGTCGGAGCTTATCAAAATGCAGTCCGATATAAACCAGATCTTGTCGTCGCTCACATTTATCTCGGCAATTCGCTCGACTATTTGAAGCGTTATAACGAGGCAGTTGCGGCATATATGAAGGCTATCGAGTATGATCCCAAAAATGCCGAGGCCTATTCCGAGCTTGGCGTCGCACACAAACGGCAAAACAACCTACCTGCCGCCGCTCAGGCATATGAAAGGTCCATAGCCCTAAACCCAACCGACGCTCGAACGCATTATTTGCTCGGCGTGGTTTACAAGCAACAAAAACGAACGGACGATGCGATCAAGGTCTTTCAAAAAGCAATCGCTTTGGGACACAAAGACGGGAATGCTCAATATGAACTCGCCGTTTTGCTTCGCCGTAAGAATATGGATTCCGAGGCGGTTACGCTGCTAAAAGAAGCAACCCGTCTCAACCCGAAATTCACCCTTGCCTATATCGAACTTGGTAAGGCCTATAACACTTTAAAGCTGCATAGCAATGCAATTACGGCGTTAGAGGAAGCAATTCGCCTCAACCCAAAGAGCGAAGAGGCCTATGCAAATTTAGGAAATTCTTATTACAACGACAATAGATTTACAGAATCCATTCCCCATTACAAAAAGGCCATTGAACTATCTCCAAAATGGGTCTTGATTCATGGATTTTTAGGAGACGCTTACCTAAATTCGAAGCAGTACAGCTTGGCTTTAGCTGCATACAATGGGGCTCTGGCCATCGATGCCAAGGACGCCGCGGCCGTTTACGGCATCGGTCTTGTGTATATTAGCCAAAAGAATTTTGCTCTGGCCCAGACGCAAAAAACTAAACTTGATGTGCTCGATCCTGGTATGGCGTCCAAACTACAGGATAAGATTGATGCCTTGAAGTCAAAATAG